TCTACATGGTCGTAAAGACCTTGAATCAAACGGGGTTACGGGCAAAAAGCGCTCAAACCAAACCTCTCAGACACGACTTGGATATCCACTTCAACACCGAGGAACGTGAAACAAGCAGGGCAGCGACCCCTCTCCAATTATCGGATCCTTTTCTTCCCGTCATTCCCTCGTTGACAACCAGCAACGTGGGGATGAAACACCGTGTACCATTACAATCGTGCCAAGCTGAGGCTCCATCTCAATTTCTCAGTTTCGATAATTCAGTGAGCCTTAGTTCGTTGATCCATGTTGGACGGACAGTGGATTAACACCACGCCAGGCGCAGGTGGCATATTATTCGTTACGAAGGTCACCTTCGGGACGGCGGCCACCGTTCCGACCAGATGCAAGTTCTAAATATCAGGACCCTAGATCTTTCGCCGACAAGAGTCTTGGTGTTGGCAGCTCATAGAGAACGCTTATGGTCTGGATCCTTGGTTCGGCCAAAAATAACCTTGTTTATCATGGTTATGGAATATAATGGAGGTGACGCGAACAAATGGACCACTTCAGGAGAGCTTTCAACCTATCGGCTTAATCTTCTCTCAGATTGGAACAACGGTGGAGACGAAGCACCAAGAGCCTGCTAGCAAACACGGACTTGACTCGACAATACAGACATACCTGTTAGCTGGCGTCCCGAGCCCGACCACCTGAGAATCAAAGATATCTTTTACGGCGTGTCCAACGTTCGATCGTTTTTTACGCTCCAAGGCTAACGAAAGTTGTAGTCACGGATCCCGTCTTACTTTTTTTTGGCGATAGCACGGGGCTGATAAGCCGTCAGTGCCCGTCTGGTAACCGAGTTTCCTTCGCCGCGGGGGAGGTGCGTTAGCGAAGCCTAGCATCTCTGGAAATACCCTCGCCGACGCAAGGCTATTACACGGGCTCTCGGCCGTAGTGTGAGCGCTGAGTCTTCTCCAGCCATTGGTGATCTAGATACTCTAGAGCTTAATCACGACCCATAGATGTCAATGCACGCAAGGAAGCACTCATGAACTCCGTTCCGAGTGACTGAAGACGCGCCTGTGGGATGATTCGTACTAATGCGTTATCATAATACCGTGTTGTAAAGCCTATAAACACTATCCCACCTTTGCGGGCGTTGGTGCCTCCATGCCATTCGTTGGGAATCGGCAAGCTTGTCCGACTGTTGCTCGGTTTTTCCCCCATCAAAAGTATGCAAAGGCGGGAAAGCCGCCAAGTCGGTACGGACCTGGGCGACGAAAGTACTTGCAAATCGCAAAATCGTACCATATCGGCCAACTTTCCGTTCTTCCCTCTCGAATTTGTGGTGAACGTATCGCATTAGCACAGATACATAACTTGTATTGTAAAACATAGAAGGACCCAAGAAAGTAAAGGTGAATAACCCATAGTAGGGGGTGTGCAGGGCAAGTCGGCGGAGACCGAAGTGACGACTTTTCGGCTTTTCCCTGCCTGCCGAAAATTCTTATGTCATTTGCCGATCGCCTGATGCTTCTGCCATCATCAGTTTCATGCTATCGACCTGTATCAACGAAAATACAAGGAACTGAAGTATATAACTACCAAGAGCCGCGTTCCACGGGAGGACAATCAGAGGTTTAGATTGTGCTGGGCCCACAAGTCAGTATACAGCTTGAACGTTTGGTCTGAAGTATGATAGCTTCTTTCAAACTAGTTCTAGCTCCAGATCCGGAATATGTAGTAAATCGATTGTTAGGGATATATGAAAGACTGACTCTTAGATCTCGAATCTAAAGAGAATATATAACCGTACGTGTGCGGACATTTATCCGACGCGAACTGCAAAACCCGTAGCTCCAGCTCCCACAACGATTCCAGCCTTTGCACCGGTGGTAAACTAGTTTTCCTTACCGTTTTAGCTGGAATCAAACGGGTGAGCCCCTCGTGAGATTCCACCCAACACCGCGAAATGTGTGGTGAGTTATCCTTCCCGACCCTGCCCAGCACTCTCCTTTGTCGACGGAGAAACCGACTTGTGAAGGCCACGGAGTGCAGTTCTCTCACCTCTATTATTGGAATAACAAATACAATGGAAATTACATATCAATTTCATTCATCATCCGGCCCATACGGTTGGATGCTAAATAAGCGTGTTGGAGAACTCATTCTGACAGCGATTCAATCTGAGTTCTTCAAAGAGTATCGCCTTTAGTAAATACCTCGATCGGGCAATTACGCTTGCAGTATCACCCCGTTGAATGAGATTGCCCTTGTTCAAATCCGGGGCCAAGTCACTCTTTCGGCAATTTTGTTGGTTCGTTCTTACCGTTAGTCCTTCTGTTGCGGGTCTGCAAACCGATTTCTAGTACTTCAACTCGGTTCAACAAAGATTTGCTGTTAGCCTTGACTCACTACGAACAGGGAGAACGCACTCCGTTAATGGTACGCAAGTTAACGGATTCCGAATGGCTGTGATGCCGGCAATCAGCGATTGCCCCTATTCCGGTTCCCACGGCGAGTCCGCCTTATgtggatagatagatagtcCGAATTACATCTCCTTCGGATCCAGGACCTAATGTACACATACGAAGTGCTGCGTAGAGTACATCGGCGCATGGTACTTACAATGTCGCCTTTCAAACTCCTGAGGTCCAGCGCTTTTCTTGAGGTAAAGTTTATGTATAAAAGAGGTCCCTTCATCCTCAGCCTTGTTCCTCAACCAACATCGGTTAATTACGAAGACCTCTCACTCTTCAAACGATAAAACATAATGACCCTCAGAGCTACTTCTCCGAAACTCGTCGTCACTAGTCAGTTCGCGCCGTTCTTCAGCTCCCTCAGTGTCAAAGATTGCTGGGACGCTATGGGCCCAGTCGTAACTGCGAACCTTCACACAACTATCGAACAATGTACCAAACCGGGCACTCGCGAGCATCGCAAGGCTCTGTACAGGCACGACAACCCGCACGGAAATCTTTTCACGCTCTCTTTTGGACTTTCTGAAGCCGAGAGATTCCCCTACGTCGTCCGACTGATCGAGTTTTTGTGTATCATCGACGGTAAGGAACATCGGATATTTGATTCCGAACAAACCCACTTATTCTTTGAACGACGACAGATGTCCTAGAAGACCTCCCGCACGGAGAAGCCTTGGTAGAACACGACATCCTCTGCAACGCCCTTCGCAATGAAGCAGTCCCCACTACAAAATTTACAGCGAACACCCGCCCGGAGTGGATCAAATTCCTCCGGGACATCAAGGTCGAGATGCTAGCCGTAGATCCTATCCGAAGTCCATGTCTGCTCTTGGCGCTCGAAGAGACTCTTCGTACTCGTGAGAGCAGTGATGTCGAATTCGATACTATCGAGCAGTATCTGCCTTACCGTCTCATTAACTTCGACTATGAGTGAGTGTTTGGTCCCCCCCCCGCTCCCATTCCCCAGCTCCTTATTGACTTTATTTCCGCAGGTTCGTAGCTCAACTCATCCTATGGGCTATGGACATCGACCTCTCACCCGAAGAAGCCGATTCGACCCTCCTCAGAAAGTTCAAATACTCAATCGGAGTTATCGCAGGACTCGCCAACGATTACTTCTCctgggaaagagaaaaacgTCAACTAACGGACTCGGCCACAGACCGAATCAGAAACGGTGTAGCCGTCCTCATGAAAGAGCACAACCACCTTTCAGATCAAGACGCGAAGGCGGCTGTTAAGGATTTAATTGTCCG
Above is a genomic segment from Marasmius oreades isolate 03SP1 chromosome 4, whole genome shotgun sequence containing:
- a CDS encoding uncharacterized protein (antiSMASH:Cluster_4.3), producing MLAYGAAPEPKGIYMVVKTLNQTGLRAKSAQTKPLRHDLDIHFNTEERETSRAATPLQLSDPFLPVIPSLTTSNVGMKHRVPLQSCQAEAPSQFLSFDNSAQVAYYSLRRSPSGRRPPFRPDASSKYQDPRSFADKSLGVGSS
- a CDS encoding uncharacterized protein (antiSMASH:Cluster_4.3), which translates into the protein MTLRATSPKLVVTSQFAPFFSSLSVKDCWDAMGPVVTANLHTTIEQCTKPGTREHRKALYRHDNPHGNLFTLSFGLSEAERFPYVVRLIEFLCIIDDVLEDLPHGEALVEHDILCNALRNEAVPTTKFTANTRPEWIKFLRDIKVEMLAVDPIRSPCLLLALEETLRTRESSDVEFDTIEQYLPYRLINFDYEFVAQLILWAMDIDLSPEEADSTLLRKFKYSIGVIAGLANDYFSWEREKRQLTDSATDRIRNGVAVLMKEHNHLSDQDAKAAVKDLIVREEEKIRAVLDGNSSSQVALSYPMSRYLEGLEMFAGGYSFWCATCPRYHKPQGDE